Part of the Calditrichota bacterium genome, AGTACCAGCCGTGGCTGGGGAGGAGCACAGCCTGGCCAGGGGCAAGCGCCAACTCGAAGATTTGCTTCAAGATGTCCTCTGCGCCGTAGCCCAGCAGCACCTGGTCGACTGCCACACCGAATCGCTCCGCCAGCAGGTGCCGCAAACCTCGGTTGTCGTCTCTGGTATAGTCCGAAAGGCAGCTCTTGTGCATGCTGCGCAGCACCTTCATGCACTTGGGTGAAGGGCCGTATTTGTTCTCGTTCTTGTCAAGCAGGATCTCTCGGCGCTGCGCCGACTCACGCTTCTTGCCCACGATGCTCTCCCTGTGCGATGTTCGTCCTTAGGCTCCGCATTGACTGCACTCCTGCAACTGCCCGAAAACGCCGGCAAATTTACATCTATGTTACGAAATTGTCAAGGAAAATATTCCCGCGAGGCACCATGGTAGACACCTTCGCATCGGTGTCGCCGACCCCTTCTCAGCATTTCATAACGGGCCAGCCATTGCCCCCTGCAATCCCGCAGCTGCTCAGGCCACTGGGAGAAGGTGGCCCGCGCAGCTCCGCAAGGATAAGCGCGGCGCACGAAAGGTGTCCGAAGCTCCTCGAGTCTCCCTGCAACAAGGTGCACCTCTTGTTCGCCGAAGCAGTCCCGCCCGTTGGCCCTTTGTCGCTCGGCTCAAGCCTCAGCTCTCAGCAAAAGGCTCAAAACGAAGACGGCCCGGCGCAGGGAAGCCGGGCCGAGCTCACGTAGCTTTCTTAGCGCGCGCGGCCCACCGATTTTTCCAGAGCCGAATGGATCATCATGAACTCGGCGATGTTCTCCGGTGTTAGCAGCCCACGCAACGTACCGGCTTTGAGCACAGGCATGATGCGGCACTTGCACCCTTGCAGGGCGGCCATGGCGTTCTGCAGCATGTCCGAGGTCTCGACCACCTGGAATTCCTTGCTCATTGCTTGCGCCACCGGATAGTCTTGTCCGTGCTCGGCAAGGGCGCTCATCAGGTCGCTGCGCGAGAGGATCCCCACCACCGAGCCGTCAACCACCACAGGAAAGTCCTGCTGGTAACCTGCCAGAATCAGGTCCACGGCGCGTTGCAGGGTGTCGTCCGGATGCAGGGTGCGGAAGTCGGTGAGCATGGCGCTGCTCACGGGCACATCGTTGAACAGCGTGCGCAGAGTGGCGACGCTGGACTCCTGAGCCGCGCCTATCCAGACGAACAAGGCAATGAAAATCAGAAACGGGTTGAAGAAGAACCCCAAGAAGCCGAACAGCAGCGCCATCCCCTGACCTAAGGTGGCGGCCACATGGGTGGCGCGCGCATAGTCCATGCGCATGGCTAAGAGCGCGCGCACCACCCGCCCTCCGTCCATGGGGAAGGCGGGCAACAGATTGAAACCAGCCAGGAAGAGGTTGATCACCAGCAGCCGTTGCACAAAGGGACCGGTGGTCACCGTCAGCTTGCTCATGGGGACCAACGCAGTGGTGGCGTTCAGAATGAGGAACAGCACGGCGGCGATTGCTATATTCACCGACGGGCCGGCCGCGGCCAGCCACAGCTCCTGCCGGGGGTCATCGGGCATGCGCTCGATGCGTGCCACGCCCCCAATCGGCAGCAGGGTGATGTCGCGCGTGCGGATGCCATACCTCCTTGCCACCAAGGCGTGCCCGAACTCGTGCAGCACGACGCAGAGGAAGATCGCTAACACAAACCCGACGCCTGCAGCTGCGACGCTCAGACTGTGACCCTGGCGCAAGTAGCTGAATGCCACCCACGCCAAGATGAGGAGAAACGTGGCGTGGATGCGGACCGGAATGCCACGAAAAGAGCCGATGTTCAGCGACCATTTCATTGTCGTCACCTCCTTGTCAAATCCAAGGTATTAGATGAAACCGCGTGCGTTCGGTTTCTCTGCCTCATTCTTTGCGCTGCCGGTGCTTTTCCCTTGATTTTGAGCGCAATCTTCATATATTTGAGGCACGAGGTCGGCCCACGAGCTCGGGGGAGCCCACCAATGCGACGTGAACCCTTTGCGTCTGTGACGAGAGCGTGCCGGCGCATGTACGTCTGCGGGGGAACAGTTTTCGTCATCAGTCAAAGTGGCGAAAAGCCGCGCACTGCCTGCGCAAACCTGCGCGGCAAAGGCTCCTGGCCGGCTGACATAGAACCCGCAGTTCGGTTCGCTGCAAACCAGCCAGAGGTGTACGTCTGACGGAGGTCTGGCATGAAGCCACGTCCCTTGATTGTCTTTGCCCTCGGATTCCTTTGGGCGGCCCTTGTGCTCGCCCAGACGGACGCCGAGCACAGTTGCTTTTCCATTGTCGTCGGCAAGCACGCCTCTGCTGACGGCTCTGTGTTGGTGGCCCACAACGAAGACGATGGTGGCCGTCAGCTGGTGAACATTTACAGGGTTCCTCGCCTGCAGCATGCCTCCGAAGAAACGGTGATCCTTTCCCCTGGCGCAGAGCTCCCGCAGGTTCCGCAGACGTGGAGCTACCTTTGGCTCGAGATGCGCGGGATGGACTTTGCCGACTGCTTCCTGAACGAGTGGGGTGTGGTGGTGGCCTCTGACGCCTGTCTTTCGCGCGAAGAACAGGGCGAGTTGCTGGGCGGCGGCATCGGGTACTGGCTGCGCCACGTGGTGGCACAACGGGCGCGCACCGCAAGGGAGGGCGTCAAGCTGGCAGGGGCGCTGGTAGAGCAATTCGGCTATGCCTCCAGCGGCCGCACCTATGTCATCGCCGACTCTCAGGAGGGGTGGCTGCTGGCCGTGGTGCGCGGCAAGCATTGGGTTGCGCAGCGGGTGCCCGACGACATGGTGGCCGTCATTCCCAACTACTACACCATCGGCCAGGTGGACCTTGCCGACACCCTCAACTTCCTTGGTTGCCCCGACCTCATCGATTACGCGCGCGAGCGCGGCTGGTACCAGCCGGAGCGCGACGGCGCCTTCCATTTTGCTAAAGCCTACTCGAAGCCGAGCCAGCTCCAGCACCCCAGTAATGTCCACCGCATGTGGCGAGGCGTGAATCTGCTGGCCGACCGTGCCTATTCGCTTGATGCGCAGTTTCCTTTCGCCTGTCGACCGAAGAAGAAGGTCACCGTCCAGG contains:
- a CDS encoding site-2 protease family protein, encoding MKWSLNIGSFRGIPVRIHATFLLILAWVAFSYLRQGHSLSVAAAGVGFVLAIFLCVVLHEFGHALVARRYGIRTRDITLLPIGGVARIERMPDDPRQELWLAAAGPSVNIAIAAVLFLILNATTALVPMSKLTVTTGPFVQRLLVINLFLAGFNLLPAFPMDGGRVVRALLAMRMDYARATHVAATLGQGMALLFGFLGFFFNPFLIFIALFVWIGAAQESSVATLRTLFNDVPVSSAMLTDFRTLHPDDTLQRAVDLILAGYQQDFPVVVDGSVVGILSRSDLMSALAEHGQDYPVAQAMSKEFQVVETSDMLQNAMAALQGCKCRIMPVLKAGTLRGLLTPENIAEFMMIHSALEKSVGRAR
- a CDS encoding C69 family dipeptidase, yielding MKPRPLIVFALGFLWAALVLAQTDAEHSCFSIVVGKHASADGSVLVAHNEDDGGRQLVNIYRVPRLQHASEETVILSPGAELPQVPQTWSYLWLEMRGMDFADCFLNEWGVVVASDACLSREEQGELLGGGIGYWLRHVVAQRARTAREGVKLAGALVEQFGYASSGRTYVIADSQEGWLLAVVRGKHWVAQRVPDDMVAVIPNYYTIGQVDLADTLNFLGCPDLIDYARERGWYQPERDGAFHFAKAYSKPSQLQHPSNVHRMWRGVNLLADRAYSLDAQFPFACRPKKKVTVQDLMLVLRDHFEGTELDKSERYKKGSPHRLGDHTICAPSTQFGFVAQLRSWLPIPLGAVLYLAPRRPDVQAFVPWYAGVQSIPAGYAVDDYATALRDHSAKPRWQGLTPENNAFVALSTLADKVDINFAARLRQARQVWDPVEKDIFRVQQTFEANCLAVYKESPAKAEQMLTDTTAALALKVWKLTRQLLDQMK